Proteins from a single region of Allocatelliglobosispora scoriae:
- a CDS encoding type I polyketide synthase, with protein sequence MATEDKLREYLKRVTVDLTDARRRIAEADEARHEPIAIVGMACRYPGGDTVEEFWDLLRDGRSGVVEVPPSRWNVDDYYNPDRRVVGGVYTRHGGFLDDIAGWDAEFFGISPQEALRMDPHQRLLMELVWEGLENAGTSPTQLAGSRTGVMVGYMDSVQYGRLETERYGDTVTADPYFGPGVSASVAAGRLAYQFDFRGPTMTLDTACSSSLVGVHLAAQALRRGECDLAVAAGTFLIVHPDTYVLACATSMLSPDGRCKTFDSSADGYVLGEGGGIVVLERLSSALRNNRRIRGVLRGSAVNQDGRSNGLTAPSRSAQVEVIRQALIAAKVEPDDVDFVEAHGSGTHLGDAIELSALHDVFGGRSPQRPLHVGAVKTNIGHTQSAAGVAGLIKTVLSLENGLLPSNLHLNDLAGAVPPDGTIRPAGAAVPFVADGRRTIAGVSSFGWSGTNTHLVVEAPPVPAPTESDVDGPHTLTVSGASPAALRSQLERLSGWLAAHPELALTDVAHTLSVGRAGHDHRRAVAVTDRGDAIRRLADAAASAGVHRAKGRPRVAFLLPGIGDEYAGLGRELYATEPVYAAAVDRCVEIVEQRCGVDLRPAFAAAAVSATDFASLIGRGATAPADDPLHQAELAHPFQFTVEYALATLLAHWGVTPDVVVGYSLGEYVGACLAGVFTLADALYVVVERARLISAAPAGRMVAVAADEQTVRAAITASGAEVDIAALNGPSMTVLSGIAGEITAITARLTESGIACQPLRTAHAFHSSLLEPARGKLAALIDSVPRSAPAIDIVSNRTGATLTAAQATSSDYWAEHLVSAVRFADGVRHCAEQGINVFVELGAGQTLGGLARQNLTGPASGAILGTLPPMWSAGERPDARHELLSTCGRLWELGVDVDWSATRGGRGRTVTLPGYAFQRTRFWPEPGEAAARPAAAARHGEPADICYTPAWRHAVTGALPTALALPGPLVVFADRDGVGTALADLAAASGVSVVEVVAGAELRRDGRRLTIDPTVPEHYREAFAGLDGRGTVHVAHLWSLLTTAQDGTFAGDAELRGSIRDGVGSLLLAIQALGDLPGRPDVRLLTVSAGAGEILGADIPAPHRAGVHGLSRVAQHEYPGLTWTGVDLDPAVIGVATDRPADLATAAGQRAGTPSAGSTTPLVPAAVPRAGIAAAAAQLAYELVGAPVEAHGAVAGWRRGRRWIQDWAIVSTSDEPTPTWRADGVYLITGGTRGLGLGLARHLVRAGVKRLALVSRTPLLDPARDGDPRVVQSRRDVAELEAAGVEVLLLTADVGVGDQLRAALRRCREHFGALHGVVHVAGLPASGMVARGTLGTTETVLAPKVLAMGPLAELVGPGTPAQERPELLVLYSSAITAFGGIGEGDYCAANSVLDAYGAALSATAPSTRVVTVAWGPWLHDDWQVNAAGGSGGGLAERAGDYRRRFGFADEAGCALLDRVVASGHGSVVAVRQPMSEALREWSAMIDIDALVGASSPLPSGERFPRPQLRTEFVAPRSDLETLIAGVWQAYLGIDRVGVHDPFFDLGGNSLVGMAMVHAVEKELDTPIAPAVLFEHPTVAEFAAALKRAETGEDNTQHLLAISSDRGQRRRRAARPGNRK encoded by the coding sequence ATGGCGACCGAGGATAAACTGCGCGAATACCTCAAGCGGGTGACGGTGGACCTCACCGATGCCCGCCGACGGATCGCCGAGGCGGACGAGGCCCGGCACGAGCCCATCGCCATCGTCGGCATGGCCTGCCGCTACCCCGGCGGAGACACGGTCGAGGAGTTCTGGGACCTGCTGCGCGACGGCCGCAGCGGGGTCGTCGAGGTGCCGCCGTCGCGGTGGAACGTCGACGACTACTACAACCCCGACCGGCGCGTCGTCGGCGGCGTCTACACCCGGCACGGCGGCTTCCTCGACGACATCGCGGGCTGGGACGCCGAGTTCTTCGGCATCTCCCCGCAGGAGGCGCTGCGGATGGACCCGCACCAGCGGCTGCTGATGGAGCTCGTCTGGGAGGGCCTGGAGAACGCGGGCACCTCGCCGACGCAGCTCGCGGGCAGCCGCACCGGCGTCATGGTCGGCTACATGGACAGCGTCCAATATGGACGACTGGAGACGGAGCGCTACGGCGACACCGTCACCGCCGACCCCTACTTCGGTCCGGGCGTCTCGGCGAGCGTCGCCGCCGGGCGGCTGGCCTACCAGTTCGACTTCCGCGGACCCACGATGACCCTCGACACGGCGTGCTCGTCGTCGCTGGTCGGCGTACACCTGGCGGCCCAGGCACTGCGGCGCGGGGAGTGCGACCTCGCCGTCGCCGCCGGCACCTTCCTCATCGTGCACCCGGACACCTATGTGCTCGCCTGCGCCACCTCGATGCTCTCCCCGGACGGCCGGTGCAAGACCTTCGACAGCAGCGCCGACGGATACGTGCTCGGCGAGGGCGGCGGCATCGTCGTGCTGGAGCGGCTCTCCTCGGCGCTGCGCAACAACCGGCGCATCCGCGGCGTCCTGCGCGGCTCCGCCGTCAACCAGGACGGGCGCAGCAACGGGCTCACCGCACCGAGCCGCAGCGCCCAGGTCGAGGTGATCCGCCAGGCGCTCATCGCCGCGAAGGTCGAGCCCGACGACGTCGACTTCGTCGAGGCGCACGGCTCCGGCACCCACCTCGGCGACGCGATCGAGCTCTCCGCGCTGCACGACGTGTTCGGCGGCCGCTCGCCGCAGCGCCCCCTGCACGTCGGCGCCGTCAAGACCAACATCGGCCACACCCAGTCGGCGGCCGGAGTCGCCGGGCTGATCAAGACCGTGCTCAGCCTGGAGAACGGCCTGCTCCCGTCGAACCTGCACCTCAACGACCTCGCCGGGGCGGTGCCCCCGGACGGCACCATCAGACCCGCCGGGGCAGCCGTCCCGTTCGTCGCCGACGGCCGCCGGACCATCGCCGGGGTCAGCTCGTTCGGGTGGTCGGGGACGAACACCCACCTCGTCGTCGAGGCGCCGCCCGTACCCGCTCCGACGGAGTCTGATGTGGACGGCCCGCACACCCTGACCGTCTCCGGCGCGAGCCCGGCAGCACTGCGGTCGCAGCTCGAGCGCCTCTCCGGCTGGCTCGCCGCGCACCCGGAGCTGGCGCTCACCGATGTCGCGCACACGCTCAGCGTCGGCCGCGCCGGGCACGACCACCGGCGCGCGGTCGCCGTCACCGATCGCGGCGACGCGATCCGCCGCCTCGCCGACGCGGCGGCGAGCGCCGGGGTCCACCGCGCGAAGGGCCGGCCGCGGGTCGCCTTCCTGCTCCCCGGCATCGGCGACGAGTACGCCGGCCTCGGCCGGGAGCTCTACGCCACCGAGCCCGTCTACGCCGCCGCGGTCGACCGCTGCGTCGAGATCGTCGAGCAGCGCTGCGGCGTGGACCTGCGCCCGGCGTTCGCCGCCGCCGCCGTTTCCGCCACCGACTTCGCCTCCCTCATCGGCCGGGGCGCCACGGCACCGGCGGACGACCCGCTGCACCAGGCGGAGCTCGCCCACCCGTTCCAGTTCACCGTCGAATACGCCCTCGCCACGCTGCTTGCCCACTGGGGCGTCACGCCCGACGTGGTCGTCGGCTACAGCCTGGGGGAGTATGTCGGCGCCTGCCTCGCCGGGGTCTTCACGCTCGCGGACGCCCTCTACGTCGTCGTCGAGCGAGCCCGGCTGATCAGCGCCGCACCGGCGGGCCGGATGGTCGCGGTCGCCGCCGACGAGCAGACCGTCCGCGCGGCGATCACCGCCAGCGGCGCCGAGGTCGACATCGCGGCGCTCAACGGCCCGTCGATGACGGTCCTGAGCGGCATCGCCGGTGAGATCACCGCGATCACCGCCCGGCTCACCGAGTCCGGGATCGCCTGCCAGCCGCTGCGTACCGCGCACGCCTTCCACTCGTCGCTGCTGGAGCCCGCTCGCGGCAAGCTCGCCGCGCTCATCGACTCCGTGCCGCGTTCGGCGCCGGCCATCGACATCGTCTCCAACCGCACCGGGGCGACCCTCACCGCGGCGCAGGCGACGAGCTCGGACTACTGGGCGGAGCACCTGGTGAGCGCGGTCCGGTTCGCCGACGGCGTCCGGCACTGCGCCGAGCAGGGCATCAACGTCTTCGTCGAGCTCGGCGCCGGGCAGACGCTCGGCGGCCTTGCCCGGCAGAACCTCACCGGCCCGGCGAGCGGCGCGATCCTCGGCACCCTGCCGCCGATGTGGAGCGCGGGGGAGCGCCCCGACGCCCGGCACGAGCTGCTCTCGACCTGCGGGCGGCTCTGGGAGCTCGGCGTCGATGTCGACTGGTCGGCGACGCGCGGCGGTCGTGGCCGCACGGTCACGCTGCCGGGCTACGCCTTCCAGCGGACCCGCTTCTGGCCGGAGCCGGGCGAGGCCGCCGCTCGTCCCGCCGCCGCGGCCCGGCACGGCGAACCCGCCGACATCTGCTACACCCCCGCCTGGCGGCACGCCGTCACCGGCGCCCTGCCCACGGCACTCGCCCTGCCGGGACCGCTGGTGGTCTTCGCCGACCGCGACGGCGTCGGCACGGCCCTCGCCGATCTCGCCGCCGCGAGCGGTGTGTCCGTCGTGGAGGTCGTCGCGGGTGCCGAGCTGCGCCGCGACGGCCGCCGCCTCACCATCGACCCGACCGTGCCCGAGCACTACCGCGAGGCCTTCGCCGGCCTCGACGGGCGGGGCACGGTGCACGTGGCGCACCTGTGGAGCCTGCTCACGACGGCTCAGGACGGGACCTTCGCCGGCGATGCGGAGCTGCGCGGCTCGATCCGGGACGGGGTCGGCAGCCTGCTGCTGGCGATCCAGGCGCTCGGTGACCTGCCCGGCCGCCCGGACGTGCGACTGCTGACCGTCAGCGCGGGCGCCGGCGAGATCCTCGGCGCGGACATCCCGGCCCCCCACCGGGCGGGCGTGCACGGGCTGTCCCGGGTGGCGCAGCACGAGTACCCGGGACTGACCTGGACCGGCGTCGACCTCGACCCGGCCGTCATCGGCGTCGCGACGGACCGGCCCGCCGACCTCGCCACCGCTGCCGGGCAGCGTGCCGGGACGCCGTCCGCCGGGTCCACCACGCCGCTCGTTCCGGCCGCTGTGCCGCGTGCCGGGATCGCCGCGGCCGCCGCTCAGCTCGCCTATGAGCTGGTCGGAGCACCGGTCGAGGCTCACGGCGCGGTCGCCGGCTGGCGGCGCGGACGGCGCTGGATCCAGGACTGGGCGATCGTCTCCACATCGGACGAACCGACGCCGACGTGGCGCGCCGACGGCGTCTACCTCATCACCGGCGGCACCCGCGGCCTGGGCCTGGGCCTCGCCCGGCACCTGGTCCGCGCCGGGGTGAAGCGGCTCGCGCTCGTCAGCCGTACCCCTCTGCTCGATCCCGCCCGCGACGGCGACCCCCGCGTGGTCCAGAGCCGCCGTGACGTGGCCGAGCTGGAGGCCGCGGGCGTCGAGGTGCTGCTGCTCACCGCCGATGTCGGCGTGGGCGACCAGCTCCGCGCGGCGCTGCGGCGCTGCCGGGAGCACTTCGGCGCGCTGCACGGCGTCGTGCACGTCGCCGGCCTGCCCGCGAGCGGCATGGTGGCCCGGGGCACCCTCGGGACCACCGAGACCGTTCTCGCGCCGAAGGTGCTCGCGATGGGCCCGCTCGCCGAGCTGGTCGGCCCCGGCACCCCGGCGCAGGAGCGGCCGGAGCTGCTGGTGCTCTACTCGTCGGCGATCACCGCCTTCGGCGGCATCGGCGAGGGTGACTACTGCGCGGCCAACTCCGTGCTCGACGCCTACGGCGCCGCGCTCTCGGCGACCGCGCCCTCGACCCGGGTCGTCACCGTCGCGTGGGGACCGTGGCTGCACGACGACTGGCAGGTCAACGCGGCCGGTGGCAGCGGTGGCGGCCTCGCCGAGCGGGCCGGTGACTACCGCAGGCGGTTCGGCTTCGCCGACGAGGCCGGGTGCGCCCTGCTCGACCGGGTGGTGGCGAGCGGGCACGGCAGCGTGGTCGCGGTACGCCAGCCGATGAGCGAGGCCCTGCGCGAATGGTCCGCCATGATCGACATCGACGCGCTCGTCGGCGCGAGCAGCCCGCTGCCCAGCGGCGAGCGCTTCCCCCGCCCGCAGCTGCGCACCGAGTTCGTGGCGCCGCGCTCCGACCTGGAGACCCTGATCGCCGGTGTCTGGCAGGCCTATCTCGGCATCGACCGGGTCGGCGTCCACGACCCCTTCTTCGACCTCGGCGGCAACTCCCTGGTCGGCATGGCCATGGTCCACGCCGTGGAGAAGGAGCTCGACACCCCCATCGCCCCGGCGGTGCTCTTCGAACACCCGACCGTCGCCGAGTTCGCGGCCGCGCTCAAGCGCGCCGAGACCGGTGAGGACAACACCCAACACCTGCTCGCCATCAGCTCGGACCGGGGTCAGCGGCGCCGCCGCGCCGCCCGTCCCGGCAACCGGAAATGA